In Candidatus Tachikawaea gelatinosa, a genomic segment contains:
- a CDS encoding Fe-Mn family superoxide dismutase yields MTYSLPALSYHYNALEPYFDEKTMKIHHTKHHQAYIDNTNEIIKKNHLEKISINELIKTLQEKPESIRNKLRNNAGGHANHTLFWKILKPNTKITTTFKKIIENQFKTLTNFFNVFEKVALDRFGSGWVWLVKKDNILEVVSTANQDNPLMGKEITGVNDSYPVFGLDLWEHAYYLKYQNKKSDYIKAFWKIINWQEVESRFFHNEKLV; encoded by the coding sequence ATGACATATTCACTACCAGCTTTATCATATCATTATAATGCATTAGAGCCATACTTTGATGAAAAAACAATGAAAATTCATCATACAAAACATCATCAAGCATATATTGATAATACAAATGAGATTATTAAAAAAAATCATCTAGAAAAAATATCAATTAATGAGTTAATTAAAACGTTACAAGAAAAGCCAGAAAGTATAAGAAACAAACTTAGAAATAATGCTGGTGGTCATGCAAACCACACTTTATTTTGGAAAATATTAAAACCAAACACAAAAATCACAACTACCTTTAAAAAAATTATTGAAAATCAATTTAAAACTCTAACAAATTTTTTTAATGTTTTTGAAAAAGTAGCCTTAGATCGATTTGGTTCAGGTTGGGTTTGGCTAGTTAAAAAAGATAATATACTAGAGGTAGTGTCTACTGCTAATCAAGATAATCCTTTAATGGGAAAAGAAATAACAGGAGTAAACGACAGTTATCCTGTGTTTGGTTTAGATTTGTGGGAACATGCTTATTATTTAAAATATCAAAATAAAAAATCCGATTATATTAAAGCTTTTTGGAAAATTATCAACTGGCAAGAAGTTGAATCTCGATTTTTTCATAATGAAAAACTAGTTTAG
- the rplY gene encoding 50S ribosomal protein L25, with product MITIKAIERNLYGKSASRRLRINNQFPGIIYGNDKKNIGIIVDQKFFMNIQNKSTMYKNFIKIILSDEKTIVVKIKSVQYHPYKPKLQHIDFIRT from the coding sequence ATGATTACTATAAAAGCAATAGAACGTAACTTATATGGGAAAAGCGCTAGCCGTCGTTTAAGAATTAATAATCAATTTCCAGGAATTATTTACGGTAATGATAAAAAAAATATTGGGATAATAGTCGATCAAAAATTTTTTATGAATATACAAAATAAATCTACAATGTATAAAAATTTTATAAAAATTATTCTTAGTGATGAAAAAACTATCGTAGTAAAAATAAAATCTGTACAATATCATCCTTATAAACCAAAACTACAACATATTGACTTCATTAGAACATAA